From the genome of Meiothermus cerbereus DSM 11376, one region includes:
- the acnA gene encoding aconitate hydratase AcnA — translation MAYRDDFKTRKSLSTKMGEVHYFDIMELERQGIAPVSRLPFSIRVMLESLLRNHDEYKITKDDVVALANWQPDPGEVNVPLMLARVILQDFTGVPAVVDLAAMRDAVAKLGGDPEMINPTVPVDLVIDHSVQVDYFGTSYAFAQNVELEYKRNEERYRLIKWGQNALKNFRAVPPGTGIVHQVNLEYLASVVMTQKDEDGKLYAFPDSLVGTDSHTTMINGLGVLGWGVGGIEAEAVMLGQPYYMLAPKVIGFKLLGELPEGATATDLVLRVTEMIRKHGAVGKFVEFYGPGVSKLSLADRATIANMSPEYGATMGYFPIDDETLAYLRLTGRSDEQVDLVEKYAKAVGLWRTDEAAPVYSEHLELDLSTVVPALAGPKRPQDRVNLGEVKQSFLEHLTKDPKERGFGLKPEQLDKKVVVQRGRDEFELAHGSVVIAAITSCTNTSNPSVMLGAGLLAKKAVEAGLDTQPWVKSSLAPGSKVVTEYLDAAGLTPFLEALRFHTVGYGCTTCIGNSGPLPEDISKAVKEGDLVVAAVLSGNRNFEGRVNPDVKANYLASPMLVVAYALAGRIDIDFTSEPIGYDPNGKAIFLKDIWPSQEEIRQAVHQTLDAEMFRRQYATVFEGDERWKALPAPTGQLYQFDPASTYIQNPPFFENLNQAREIGDIKGARVLLLLGDSITTDHISPAGNIAKNSPAARYLMGHGVEPADFNSYGSRRGNHEVMMRGTFANIRIRNLMLDGKEGPYTKKLPKSDRGAEPGSGEEMFVYDAAMQYKAEGTPLIVIGGAEYGNGSSRDWAAKGTYLLGVKAVIAQSFERIHRSNLVGMGVLPLQFQPGQNAASLGLTGYEVYDILGLEDITPGKELTVVATRADGSQVSFQVKARIDTLVEVDYYKNGGILQTVLKNMLSEKAKA, via the coding sequence ATGGCCTACCGAGACGACTTTAAAACCCGCAAAAGCCTCTCCACCAAAATGGGTGAGGTGCATTACTTCGACATTATGGAACTCGAGCGTCAGGGCATTGCGCCGGTGTCCAGGCTGCCCTTTAGCATCCGGGTGATGCTAGAAAGCCTCCTGCGCAACCACGACGAGTACAAGATTACCAAAGACGACGTGGTGGCCCTGGCCAACTGGCAGCCCGACCCCGGCGAGGTCAATGTGCCACTGATGCTGGCCCGGGTCATCCTGCAAGACTTTACCGGCGTGCCAGCGGTGGTAGACCTGGCCGCCATGCGCGATGCCGTGGCCAAGCTGGGTGGCGACCCCGAGATGATCAACCCCACCGTACCGGTAGACCTGGTGATTGACCACAGTGTGCAGGTGGACTATTTCGGTACTTCGTATGCCTTTGCCCAGAACGTGGAGCTCGAGTACAAGCGCAACGAGGAGCGCTACCGCCTGATCAAGTGGGGTCAGAACGCCCTCAAAAACTTTCGCGCCGTACCCCCCGGCACCGGCATCGTGCACCAGGTGAACCTCGAGTACCTGGCTTCGGTGGTGATGACGCAAAAAGACGAGGACGGCAAGCTGTACGCCTTCCCCGATTCTCTGGTGGGCACCGACAGCCACACCACCATGATCAACGGCCTGGGCGTGCTGGGCTGGGGGGTGGGTGGCATCGAGGCCGAGGCGGTGATGCTGGGCCAGCCCTACTACATGCTGGCGCCCAAAGTGATCGGCTTCAAGCTACTGGGCGAACTGCCCGAAGGTGCCACCGCCACCGACTTAGTGCTGCGGGTAACCGAGATGATTCGCAAGCACGGGGCGGTGGGCAAGTTCGTGGAGTTCTATGGCCCCGGCGTGTCCAAACTCTCGCTGGCCGACCGCGCCACCATTGCCAACATGTCACCGGAGTACGGCGCGACCATGGGCTACTTCCCCATCGACGACGAGACCCTGGCCTACCTGCGTCTTACGGGCCGCTCCGACGAGCAGGTAGACCTGGTGGAGAAGTACGCCAAGGCCGTGGGGCTGTGGCGCACCGACGAGGCCGCCCCGGTCTACAGCGAGCACCTCGAGCTCGACCTCTCCACCGTAGTGCCCGCCCTAGCCGGCCCCAAGCGCCCACAAGACCGGGTCAACCTAGGCGAAGTGAAGCAGAGCTTCCTGGAACACCTCACCAAAGACCCCAAAGAACGCGGATTTGGTCTAAAGCCTGAGCAGCTCGATAAAAAAGTGGTTGTCCAGCGGGGCCGCGACGAGTTTGAGCTCGCCCACGGCTCGGTGGTGATTGCCGCCATCACCAGCTGCACCAACACCTCCAACCCCTCGGTGATGCTGGGGGCAGGCCTGCTGGCCAAGAAAGCCGTGGAGGCCGGTCTGGACACCCAGCCCTGGGTCAAGAGCAGCCTGGCTCCCGGCTCCAAGGTGGTCACCGAGTACCTCGACGCCGCCGGACTCACCCCCTTCCTCGAGGCCCTGCGTTTCCACACCGTGGGCTACGGCTGCACCACCTGCATCGGCAACTCGGGGCCCCTGCCCGAAGATATTTCCAAGGCGGTCAAGGAAGGCGACCTGGTGGTGGCAGCAGTGCTCTCGGGCAACCGCAACTTCGAGGGTCGGGTCAACCCCGACGTAAAGGCCAACTACCTGGCCTCGCCCATGCTGGTGGTGGCCTACGCGCTGGCCGGGCGGATCGACATCGACTTCACCAGCGAGCCCATCGGCTACGACCCCAACGGCAAGGCCATCTTCCTCAAGGACATCTGGCCCAGCCAGGAAGAGATTCGCCAGGCCGTCCACCAAACCCTGGATGCCGAGATGTTCCGCCGCCAGTACGCCACCGTCTTCGAGGGCGACGAGCGCTGGAAGGCCCTCCCGGCCCCCACCGGCCAGCTCTACCAGTTCGACCCGGCCAGCACCTACATACAGAACCCACCCTTCTTCGAAAACCTGAACCAGGCCCGTGAGATCGGCGACATCAAGGGGGCGCGGGTGCTGCTGCTTTTAGGCGACTCCATCACCACCGACCACATCTCGCCCGCCGGCAACATCGCCAAAAACTCCCCGGCAGCCCGCTACTTGATGGGCCACGGGGTCGAACCCGCCGACTTCAACTCCTACGGCTCGCGGCGTGGCAATCACGAGGTGATGATGCGCGGCACCTTCGCCAACATCCGCATCCGCAACCTGATGCTGGACGGCAAGGAAGGCCCCTACACCAAGAAGCTGCCCAAGTCCGACCGGGGCGCCGAACCGGGCTCGGGTGAGGAGATGTTCGTCTACGACGCCGCCATGCAGTACAAGGCCGAGGGCACGCCCCTGATCGTGATCGGCGGCGCCGAGTACGGCAACGGCAGCAGCCGCGACTGGGCCGCCAAGGGCACCTATCTGCTGGGCGTGAAGGCCGTTATTGCCCAGAGCTTCGAGCGTATCCACCGCAGCAACCTGGTGGGCATGGGCGTGCTGCCCCTGCAGTTCCAGCCCGGCCAGAACGCCGCCAGCCTGGGCCTCACCGGCTACGAGGTGTACGACATCCTGGGCCTCGAGGACATCACCCCCGGCAAAGAGCTCACCGTGGTGGCTACCCGGGCCGATGGGAGCCAGGTGAGCTTCCAGGTCAAAGCCCGCATCGACACCCTGGTCGAGGTGGACTACTACAAAAACGGCGGCATTCTGCAGACCGTTCTGAAAAACATGCTCTCCGAAAAGGCGAAAGCGTAA